In Eulemur rufifrons isolate Redbay chromosome 2, OSU_ERuf_1, whole genome shotgun sequence, the sequence AGAGTCCTTGTTTCCTATGAATTTACTGGGAAACTGGTGCTAACTATCCAAGCCCTTTCTatcaggcaggtgggcaggggctgggctagCGACTCACGCTCTGGTCTTCATCGTCACTCTTCATGTGCTGGGCGATGAAGCTGACGCCCTCAATCGCCTCCTGCACATCCTGCCGGAACCTCCCAGAGGACCTGAACCGGAAATCCCTGGAGTCTGGGCCGGCTGGAGATTTGGGAGCTGCAGAGGCGGAGTTCACAAAGTACGTGGAGTTCCCAAACAGGTTGGAGGGGCTGGCAAGGCCCACGGCAGAGGCAGCAGAGGTGGTGGCCTCAGTCTTCATCAGGCGAGactggctgggctggggggccCTGGCCGGGCTGCTGTCGGGGCCAGGGCGCTTCATGAAGAGGAAGGTGGGCAGCTTGTGTAGGAAGCAGCGCTTGACCCAGGGCGCCATGGTGTGGGTGCTGGGCGAGCGGTGGTGCACGTTGAGCACGCAGACGCTGGTGACGATGGAGAAGGTGACCAGCACCATGGTGAACATGAGGTACTTGCCGATGAGTGGCACGTCGAGGGAGGTGGGCGGCACGATCTTGGAGATGAGCAGCAGGAAGACGGTGAGCGCCAGCAGCACGGAGATGCACAGCGTCATCTTCTCACCGCAGTCGGACGGCAGGTAGAACACGAGGATGGCCAGCGAGGTGATGAGCACGCAGGGGACGATGAGGTTGATGGTGTAGAAGAGTGGCTTGCGCTTGATGATGAAGTCATAAGTCAAGTCCACGTAGCTGGGGTCCTGTGGGTTCACCGTCCTTCTCCCAGGGAGGGCCACTATGTCCCACTCACCACTAGGGGTGAAGTCGTCCATGCTGGCCGTGGGTGACATAAGGACCATGTCGATCTCCGTGTGGTCGTAGGTCCAGGAGCGGAACTTGAGGGTGCAATTCTGCTGGTCGAAGGGAAAGTGCTTCACCTCGATCTTGCAGGCGCTCTTGTAGATGGCAGGGGGCAGCCACTGGATGCTGCCGTTGGAACGCACCACCACGTTGGTGTAGACAGACACCTCGTAGGTCCCGTCggcactggggtgggggcggtgCAGGGGGAACACCATGAAATCCATGGACAAGGCCTGGCTTGGCCTCAGAACTCATCCCTTTAGGATTATTTCCCGCTAatcacccttcccaccccccAGGCCCTCACTGAAAGGGACCTGCTTTTCTCAGCAACTCTGTGGTAGAGAGAGCCCTACTATGAAGCACTCTGAAGGCTTCACGTGGAATAGCTTTGTAAGCCTCACAATGGTCCAGTGAGGTGAgttttattattatccccattttacagacaggaaagCCAAGGCCCAGAGGAGTTAAAGTGACTTCTTCAAGGTCAGAAAACTAGTAAGCAGTACAGCTGAGACTTGAACTCAGGTCTCTGTGCTACTGCTGGTATAACTATGACTCAGGAAGAGTCTCTTTAGCTCTCTCCACCCACCTAAGATACCTACGCACGGTAAGTCAGTGCAGCCGGCAGCCAGCACTGACAAAGCAACTGAGGCCCAAAAAGACAGTGTGGAGGACAGAAAGAGCACTGGGTCCCAGTGAGGCCCCATCTGCGACTGAGGGCGCTGGGTC encodes:
- the CHRNB4 gene encoding neuronal acetylcholine receptor subunit beta-4 yields the protein MRSAHCLVLASLVALCGRGDCRVANAEEKLMDYLLNKTRYNSLIRPATSSSQLVSIQLQLSLAQLISVNEREQIMTTNVWLKQEWTDYRLAWNSSRYEGVNILRIPAKRIWLPDIVLYNNADGTYEVSVYTNVVVRSNGSIQWLPPAIYKSACKIEVKHFPFDQQNCTLKFRSWTYDHTEIDMVLMSPTASMDDFTPSGEWDIVALPGRRTVNPQDPSYVDLTYDFIIKRKPLFYTINLIVPCVLITSLAILVFYLPSDCGEKMTLCISVLLALTVFLLLISKIVPPTSLDVPLIGKYLMFTMVLVTFSIVTSVCVLNVHHRSPSTHTMAPWVKRCFLHKLPTFLFMKRPGPDSSPARAPQPSQSRLMKTEATTSAASAVGLASPSNLFGNSTYFVNSASAAPKSPAGPDSRDFRFRSSGRFRQDVQEAIEGVSFIAQHMKSDDEDQSVVEDWKYVAMVVDRLFLWVFVFVCVLGTVGLFLPPLFQTHTPSEGP